Proteins from a single region of Sphingomonas morindae:
- the alaS gene encoding alanine--tRNA ligase: MTSTNDIRRSFLDYFGGAGHQLVPSAPLVPHNDPTLMFVNAGMVPFKNVFTGLETRPYKIAASSQKCVRAGGKHNDLDNVGYTARHHTFFEMLGNFSFGDYFKEQAIHHAWTLVTKQWGLDPERLTVTVYHTDDEAYALWRKIAGLPESRIIRIPTSDNFWAMGDTGPCGPCSEIFWDHGDHIFGGPPGSADQDGDRFVEIWNLVFMQYEQVDAATRLDLPRPSIDTGMGLERIAAVLQGVHDNYDTDTFRALIAASGELTRTATDGANTASHRVIADHLRAAGFLVADGVLPANEGRGYVLRRIMRRAMRHAHLLGAAEPLMHRLVPALVAEMGVAYPELVRAQPLIQETLKLEETRFRQTLDKGLRLLDEATASLAPGATLAGAVAFKLYDTYGFPYDLTEDALRAQGMSVDRAGFDAAMAEQRRAARAAWKGSGEKASDELWFDLAEEIGGTEFTGYAATESDAVVVALVRDGGRVETAQTGDEVVLLTNQTPFYAESGGQVGDVGTVSGGNGFAADIGDTQKLVGRLHAMHATVTGGEVRVGDAVRLVVDGEHRNAVRANHSATHLLHAALRNHLGPHVAQKGSMVAADRLRFDFSHQSALSPLEIAEVEAEVNRHIRENNSVGTRLMTPDAAIEAGAMALFGEKYGEEVRVLSMGRRGEASYSVELCGGTHVSALGDIALFKIVSQSAVSAGVRRIEALTGEAARLWLVEREERLKEAAAALKTQPEEVPGRIVSLIEERRRLERELAEARKALALGGGGAAAAAPVAVEQVGGHGFVGQVLDGLEPKALRGLVDEAKKTLGSGVAVLVAVHEGRASVAVGVTEDLLGTRNAVELVRAAVAALGGQGGGGRPDMAQGGGPDAAAAPAAIAAVRAALEGVAQAA, translated from the coding sequence ATGACCTCGACCAACGACATCCGCCGCTCGTTCCTCGACTATTTCGGTGGCGCCGGCCATCAGCTGGTGCCGTCGGCACCGCTGGTGCCGCACAATGATCCGACGCTGATGTTCGTCAATGCCGGGATGGTGCCGTTCAAGAACGTCTTCACGGGGCTCGAGACGCGCCCCTACAAGATCGCCGCCTCCTCGCAGAAATGCGTACGCGCGGGCGGCAAGCACAATGATCTCGACAATGTGGGCTATACCGCGCGGCACCACACCTTCTTCGAGATGCTCGGCAATTTCTCCTTCGGGGATTATTTCAAGGAACAGGCGATCCACCATGCGTGGACGCTGGTGACGAAGCAATGGGGGCTCGATCCCGAGCGCCTCACCGTGACCGTCTATCACACCGACGACGAGGCCTATGCGCTGTGGCGCAAGATCGCGGGCCTGCCCGAGAGCCGGATCATCCGCATCCCGACCAGCGACAATTTCTGGGCGATGGGCGATACCGGTCCGTGCGGCCCCTGTTCCGAGATTTTCTGGGATCATGGCGATCATATCTTCGGCGGCCCGCCGGGCTCGGCGGATCAGGACGGAGACCGGTTCGTCGAGATCTGGAACCTCGTCTTCATGCAATATGAGCAGGTGGACGCGGCGACGCGGCTGGATCTGCCGCGTCCCTCGATCGACACCGGCATGGGGCTGGAGCGGATCGCCGCCGTACTCCAGGGCGTCCACGACAATTATGACACCGACACGTTCCGCGCGCTGATCGCCGCTTCGGGCGAGCTTACCCGCACCGCCACCGACGGCGCCAACACCGCCTCGCACCGGGTGATCGCGGATCATCTGCGCGCCGCCGGCTTCCTGGTGGCCGATGGCGTGCTGCCCGCCAATGAGGGGCGCGGCTATGTGCTGCGGCGGATCATGCGCCGCGCCATGCGCCACGCGCATCTGCTCGGCGCGGCCGAGCCGCTGATGCACCGGCTGGTGCCCGCGCTGGTGGCGGAGATGGGCGTGGCCTATCCCGAGCTGGTGCGCGCCCAGCCGCTGATCCAGGAGACGCTCAAGCTGGAGGAGACGCGCTTCCGCCAGACGCTCGACAAGGGGCTGCGGCTGCTCGACGAGGCGACCGCGTCGCTGGCGCCGGGCGCGACCCTGGCCGGGGCGGTCGCCTTCAAGCTCTACGACACCTATGGCTTCCCCTACGACCTGACCGAGGATGCGCTGCGCGCCCAGGGCATGAGCGTGGATCGCGCCGGCTTCGACGCGGCCATGGCCGAGCAGCGCCGGGCGGCGCGCGCGGCGTGGAAGGGCTCGGGCGAAAAGGCGTCCGACGAGCTGTGGTTCGATCTGGCCGAGGAGATTGGCGGCACCGAATTCACCGGCTACGCCGCCACCGAGAGCGATGCCGTGGTGGTCGCGCTGGTGCGCGACGGCGGCCGTGTCGAGACCGCGCAGACCGGCGACGAGGTGGTGCTGCTCACCAACCAGACGCCCTTCTATGCCGAGAGCGGCGGCCAGGTGGGCGATGTCGGCACGGTCAGCGGCGGCAACGGCTTCGCGGCCGATATCGGCGATACGCAGAAGCTGGTCGGCCGGTTGCACGCGATGCACGCCACCGTCACCGGCGGCGAGGTGCGCGTGGGCGACGCGGTGCGCCTGGTGGTGGATGGCGAACATCGCAACGCGGTGCGCGCCAACCACAGCGCCACCCATTTGCTGCACGCGGCGCTGCGCAACCATCTCGGCCCGCATGTCGCGCAGAAGGGAAGCATGGTCGCGGCGGACCGGCTGCGCTTCGATTTCTCGCACCAGAGCGCGCTCAGCCCGCTTGAGATCGCCGAGGTCGAGGCGGAGGTGAACCGCCATATCCGCGAGAACAATAGTGTCGGCACGCGGCTGATGACGCCCGACGCGGCGATCGAGGCCGGCGCCATGGCGCTGTTCGGCGAGAAATATGGCGAGGAGGTGCGCGTTCTCTCGATGGGCCGGCGCGGCGAGGCGAGCTATTCGGTCGAGCTGTGCGGCGGCACCCATGTCTCGGCGCTGGGCGACATCGCCTTGTTCAAGATCGTCTCGCAGAGCGCGGTCTCGGCCGGAGTGCGGCGCATCGAGGCGCTGACCGGCGAGGCGGCGCGGCTCTGGCTGGTGGAGCGCGAGGAGCGGCTGAAGGAGGCCGCGGCCGCGCTCAAGACCCAGCCCGAGGAGGTGCCCGGCCGTATCGTCAGCCTGATCGAGGAGCGGCGCCGGCTGGAGCGCGAGCTGGCCGAGGCCAGGAAGGCGCTGGCGCTGGGCGGCGGCGGCGCGGCGGCGGCGGCGCCGGTTGCGGTGGAGCAGGTCGGCGGCCATGGCTTTGTCGGCCAGGTGCTCGACGGGCTCGAGCCCAAGGCGCTGCGCGGGCTGGTGGACGAGGCGAAGAAGACGCTCGGCTCGGGCGTGGCGGTGCTGGTGGCGGTGCATGAGGGCCGCGCCTCGGTGGCGGTGGGCGTGACCGAGGATCTGCTCGGCACGCGCAACGCGGTCGAGCTGGTCCGCGCGGCGGTGGCGGCGCTCGGTGGCCAGGGCGGCGGCGGCCGGCCGGACATGGCGCAGGGCGGCGGCCCCGATGCGGCGGCGGCGCCGGCGGCGATCGCGGCGGTGCGCGCGGCGCTGGAGGGTGTCGCGCAGGCCGCCTGA
- a CDS encoding cation:proton antiporter domain-containing protein, whose product MASFDSSTVLSDALVILGAAGIVIPAFARLRVSPVIGFILVGVLVGPHGLGALQPRLPWLYHVTISDPHGVEPVAEFGIVLLLFAIGLELSFRRLWEMRRQVFGLGVAELLLSGTAIAGALVLLGQNRAGAVGLGLALALSSTALVLPLAGTTSAVGRAAFAMLLFEDLALVPIIFGLSALGPDQGGWQAMAWTLLKGGITVLVLLVAGRVALPPLFAQAARTKSPELFLSVSLLTVILASLATATAGLSPIVGALIAGLLIAETEYRTEVEIITAPFRGLALGVFLITVGMRLDLAAITGAWQQLALAIAGVVIAKTLITGALLRLSGLRRGIAAEVATMMAAPSETTLIVLAAAEGAGLIGGPVAAFWQSVTAIGLTITPLLAALGHALAKRVERREAREADRIDRPERRVVLIGFGRVGRTVATMLRAHDRPFIAVDADIDSVSRGRRDGFPVVFGDASRPAMVAHLALERAEAVVLTMDDPVGQLRLTRVIRADHPDLPIIARARDAAHAAALYRAGATDAVPEQLESSLQLSEAVLTEIGVPVGPVIASIHDKRAEQRASIKDMGGLAEAPRERGRRLRDA is encoded by the coding sequence ATGGCCTCTTTCGATTCGTCCACCGTCCTGTCCGATGCGCTGGTCATCCTCGGCGCGGCGGGAATCGTCATCCCGGCCTTCGCGCGGCTGCGCGTCAGCCCGGTCATCGGCTTCATCCTGGTGGGCGTGCTGGTCGGTCCGCACGGGCTGGGCGCGCTCCAGCCGCGCCTGCCCTGGCTCTACCATGTCACCATCTCCGATCCGCACGGGGTCGAGCCCGTGGCCGAATTCGGCATCGTGCTGCTGCTCTTCGCGATCGGGCTCGAACTGAGCTTCCGCCGGCTGTGGGAGATGCGCCGCCAGGTCTTCGGCCTGGGCGTCGCCGAGCTGCTCCTGTCCGGCACCGCGATCGCCGGCGCGCTGGTGCTGCTCGGCCAGAACCGGGCCGGCGCGGTCGGCCTCGGGCTCGCGCTGGCGCTCTCCTCCACCGCGCTGGTCCTGCCGCTCGCGGGCACCACCAGCGCGGTCGGCCGCGCCGCCTTCGCCATGCTGCTGTTCGAGGATCTGGCGCTGGTGCCGATCATCTTCGGCCTGTCGGCGCTCGGCCCCGACCAGGGCGGCTGGCAGGCCATGGCCTGGACGCTGCTCAAGGGCGGCATCACCGTGCTGGTGCTGCTGGTGGCCGGGCGCGTCGCGCTGCCCCCGCTCTTCGCCCAGGCGGCGCGCACCAAGAGCCCGGAGCTGTTCCTCTCGGTCAGCCTGCTCACCGTGATCCTCGCCTCGCTCGCCACCGCCACCGCCGGCCTCTCGCCGATCGTCGGCGCGCTGATCGCGGGCCTGCTCATCGCCGAGACCGAATATCGCACGGAGGTCGAGATCATCACCGCGCCGTTTCGCGGGCTGGCGCTGGGCGTGTTCCTCATCACCGTCGGCATGCGGCTCGATCTGGCGGCGATCACCGGCGCGTGGCAGCAGCTGGCGCTGGCCATCGCCGGGGTGGTGATCGCCAAGACGCTGATCACCGGCGCGCTGCTCCGCCTCTCGGGGCTGCGCCGCGGCATCGCCGCCGAGGTGGCGACGATGATGGCGGCGCCCTCCGAAACCACGCTGATCGTGCTCGCCGCCGCCGAGGGCGCGGGGCTGATCGGCGGCCCGGTCGCGGCCTTCTGGCAGAGCGTCACCGCGATCGGCCTCACCATCACGCCGCTGCTCGCCGCGCTCGGCCATGCGCTCGCCAAGCGCGTCGAACGCCGCGAGGCGCGCGAGGCGGACCGCATCGACCGGCCCGAGCGGCGCGTCGTTCTGATCGGCTTTGGCCGCGTCGGCCGCACCGTCGCGACCATGTTGCGCGCGCATGATCGCCCCTTCATCGCGGTCGATGCCGATATCGATTCGGTCTCGCGCGGCCGCCGCGACGGCTTCCCCGTGGTGTTCGGCGATGCCTCGCGCCCGGCCATGGTCGCGCATCTCGCGCTCGAGCGCGCCGAGGCGGTGGTGCTGACGATGGACGATCCCGTGGGCCAGCTCCGCCTCACCCGCGTCATCCGCGCCGATCATCCCGATCTGCCGATCATCGCGCGCGCGCGCGATGCCGCGCACGCCGCCGCCCTCTACCGCGCCGGCGCCACCGATGCGGTGCCCGAACAGCTGGAAAGCTCGCTCCAGCTGTCCGAGGCGGTGCTCACCGAGATCGGCGTGCCCGTCGGCCCGGTGATCGCCTCGATCCACGACAAGCGCGCCGAACAGCGCGCCTCGATCAAGGATATGGGCGGCCTCGCCGAAGCCCCCCGCGAACGCGGCCGCCGCCTCCGCGACGCCTGA
- a CDS encoding NADP-dependent isocitrate dehydrogenase, which produces MAKIKVKTPVVEIDGDEMTRIIWEWIRERLIKPYLDIDLEYYDLSVQKRDETNDQITIDSANAIRRHGVGVKCATITPDEARVEEFGLKKMWKSPNGTIRNILGGVVFREPIVMRNVPRLVPGWTDPIVVGRHAFGDQYRATDFRVPGPGTLKMVWTGTDGQQIEEEVFNFPSSGVAMGMYNLDDSIRDFARASMNYALDRKWPLYLSTKNTILKAYDGRFKDLFAEVFEAEFKEKFAEAHIVYEHRLIDDMVASALKWSGKFVWACKNYDGDVQSDQVAQGFGSLGLMTSVLMTPDGKTIEAEAAHGTVTRHYRMHQQGKQTSTNPIASIFAWTGGLKFRGKFDDTPDVVRFAETLEKVCIDTVQGGQMTKDLAILVGPDQNWMTTEQFFDAIVTNLEAAMAHWA; this is translated from the coding sequence ATGGCCAAGATCAAGGTGAAGACGCCCGTCGTCGAAATCGACGGCGACGAGATGACGCGGATCATCTGGGAGTGGATCCGCGAGCGGCTGATCAAGCCCTATCTCGATATCGATCTCGAATATTATGATCTCTCCGTCCAGAAACGCGACGAGACCAACGACCAGATCACCATCGACAGCGCCAACGCCATCCGCAGGCACGGCGTCGGCGTGAAGTGCGCCACCATCACGCCCGACGAGGCGCGGGTGGAGGAGTTCGGCCTCAAGAAGATGTGGAAGTCGCCCAATGGCACGATCCGCAACATCCTGGGCGGCGTCGTCTTCCGCGAGCCGATCGTGATGCGCAACGTGCCGCGGCTGGTGCCGGGCTGGACCGATCCCATCGTCGTCGGCCGCCACGCCTTTGGCGATCAGTATCGCGCCACCGATTTCCGCGTGCCCGGCCCCGGCACGCTCAAGATGGTGTGGACCGGCACCGATGGCCAGCAGATCGAGGAGGAGGTGTTCAACTTCCCCTCGTCGGGCGTGGCCATGGGCATGTACAATCTCGACGATTCCATCCGCGATTTCGCGCGCGCCAGCATGAACTATGCGCTGGATCGCAAATGGCCGCTCTACCTCTCCACCAAGAACACCATCCTCAAGGCCTATGACGGCCGCTTCAAGGATCTGTTCGCCGAGGTGTTCGAGGCCGAGTTCAAGGAGAAGTTCGCCGAGGCGCACATCGTCTACGAGCATCGCCTGATCGACGACATGGTCGCCTCCGCGCTGAAATGGTCGGGCAAGTTCGTCTGGGCCTGCAAGAATTACGATGGCGACGTGCAGTCGGATCAGGTCGCCCAGGGCTTCGGCTCGCTCGGCCTGATGACTTCGGTGCTGATGACGCCCGACGGCAAGACGATCGAGGCCGAGGCGGCGCACGGCACCGTCACCCGCCATTATCGCATGCACCAGCAGGGCAAGCAGACCTCGACCAATCCGATCGCCTCGATCTTCGCCTGGACCGGCGGCCTCAAGTTCCGCGGCAAGTTCGACGATACGCCCGATGTCGTGCGCTTCGCCGAAACGCTCGAGAAGGTCTGCATCGATACCGTGCAGGGCGGCCAGATGACCAAGGATCTCGCCATCCTCGTCGGCCCCGACCAGAATTGGATGACGACCGAGCAATTCTTCGACGCGATCGTCACCAATCTCGAAGCCGCGATGGCGCACTGGGCCTGA
- a CDS encoding phosphatidylserine decarboxylase — MTSLDKPELGTSTVRWRFPAVHPEGYKFAAISAGLTLLLFWLLPDLFGWLGVGVTLWVLAFFRDPVRTTPLRAGAIVAPADGLVTMIATMPPPRELIGEGALSAEPVVRVSIFMSVFDVHINRTPIGGTIARVVYISGKFLNADLDKASEENERQHILVEGRDGLRIGFTQIAGLVARRIVPFVKPGDIVAGGQRIGLIRFGSRVDVYLPAGTSPQVLLGQRTLAGETILAIAGRDERIEGVAQ, encoded by the coding sequence ATGACTTCTCTCGACAAACCCGAGCTCGGCACGAGCACGGTGCGCTGGCGCTTTCCCGCCGTGCATCCCGAAGGCTATAAGTTCGCGGCGATCAGCGCCGGCCTGACCCTGCTCCTCTTCTGGCTGCTGCCCGATCTGTTCGGCTGGCTGGGGGTGGGCGTCACCCTTTGGGTGCTGGCCTTTTTCCGCGATCCGGTGCGCACCACGCCGCTGCGCGCGGGCGCGATCGTGGCGCCGGCGGACGGGCTGGTGACGATGATCGCCACCATGCCGCCGCCGCGCGAGCTGATCGGCGAGGGCGCGCTTTCGGCCGAGCCGGTGGTGCGCGTGTCGATCTTCATGTCGGTGTTCGACGTGCACATCAACCGCACCCCGATCGGCGGCACGATCGCCCGGGTCGTCTATATCTCGGGCAAGTTCCTCAACGCCGATCTCGACAAGGCGAGCGAGGAGAATGAGCGGCAGCATATTCTGGTGGAAGGGCGCGACGGGCTGCGGATCGGCTTCACCCAGATCGCCGGACTGGTGGCGCGCCGCATCGTGCCCTTCGTCAAACCGGGCGACATCGTCGCCGGCGGCCAGCGCATCGGCCTGATCCGCTTCGGCAGCCGCGTGGATGTCTATCTGCCGGCGGGCACCAGCCCGCAGGTGCTGCTCGGCCAGCGCACGCTGGCGGGCGAGACGATCCTCGCGATCGCCGGCCGCGACGAGCGGATCGAGGGCGTCGCGCAATGA
- a CDS encoding CDP-alcohol phosphatidyltransferase family protein, with product MAQFRSRLRPPPAARRGIPLRAVAPNAVTLMALCAGLSAVRFAIGDKWELAVGAIIAAGVLDGLDGRVARLLHGESRFGAELDSLSDVIAFGVSPAVMIYLWSLQYLPQFGWTIALSHAACCALRLARFNAQIDAAEQPRKKAGFFTGIPAPAGAGTAMAPIFLWLATGEDLFRSPYLVAPWTAMTALLMVSNLPTFSWASLRLRRGMRFGALVGCALFFAALINLPWPTLSAVAIAYLASIPFAWRSYARVRQRVARLGSETPPPAAPL from the coding sequence GTGGCGCAGTTCCGATCGCGGCTGCGGCCGCCTCCGGCGGCGCGGCGCGGCATTCCGCTGCGGGCGGTGGCGCCCAATGCGGTGACGCTGATGGCGCTGTGCGCCGGGCTTTCGGCGGTGCGCTTCGCGATCGGCGACAAATGGGAGTTGGCGGTCGGCGCGATCATCGCGGCGGGCGTGCTGGACGGGCTGGACGGGCGCGTCGCACGGCTGCTGCATGGCGAGAGCCGGTTCGGCGCGGAGCTGGATTCGCTCTCCGACGTGATCGCCTTCGGCGTCTCGCCGGCGGTGATGATCTACCTCTGGTCGCTGCAATATCTGCCGCAATTCGGCTGGACGATCGCGCTCAGCCATGCCGCCTGCTGCGCGCTGCGCCTGGCGCGCTTCAACGCCCAGATCGATGCCGCCGAACAGCCCCGCAAAAAGGCCGGCTTCTTCACCGGCATTCCCGCGCCGGCCGGCGCGGGCACGGCGATGGCGCCGATCTTCCTATGGCTGGCGACGGGCGAGGATCTGTTCCGCTCGCCCTATCTGGTAGCGCCCTGGACGGCGATGACCGCGCTGCTGATGGTGTCCAACCTGCCCACCTTCAGCTGGGCCTCGCTGCGGCTGCGGCGGGGGATGCGCTTCGGCGCGCTGGTGGGGTGCGCCCTGTTTTTCGCGGCGCTGATCAACCTGCCCTGGCCCACTTTATCGGCGGTGGCGATCGCCTATCTCGCGTCCATTCCCTTTGCGTGGCGCAGCTATGCGCGCGTCAGGCAGCGCGTCGCGCGGCTGGGGAGCGAAACGCCGCCGCCGGCCGCACCGCTTTGA
- the rpsB gene encoding 30S ribosomal protein S2 → MAVPTVSMQQLLDAGAHFGHQTHRWNPKMKPYIFGDRNGVHIIDLSQTVPLFARALDFISATVGAGGKVLFVGTKRQAQEPIADAARASGQHFVNHRWLGGMLTNWKTISGSIKRFKALEEQLSGDTQGLTKKEVLQLTRERDKFELSLGGIRDMGGIPDVMFVIDANKEELAIKEANTLGIPVVAILDSNVSPEGIAFPIPGNDDASRAIRLYCELVAEAATRGGQGARAQAGFDLGAMDEPPAEAAFA, encoded by the coding sequence ATGGCGGTTCCCACCGTCTCGATGCAGCAGCTTCTCGACGCCGGCGCGCATTTCGGCCACCAGACCCACCGCTGGAACCCGAAGATGAAGCCCTACATCTTCGGCGATCGCAACGGCGTCCACATCATCGACCTGTCGCAGACCGTGCCGCTCTTCGCGCGCGCGCTCGATTTCATCTCGGCCACGGTCGGCGCCGGCGGCAAGGTGCTGTTCGTGGGCACCAAGCGCCAGGCACAGGAGCCGATCGCCGACGCGGCGCGCGCCTCGGGCCAGCATTTCGTCAACCACCGCTGGCTGGGCGGCATGCTCACCAACTGGAAGACCATCTCCGGCTCGATCAAGCGCTTCAAGGCGCTGGAAGAGCAGCTCTCGGGCGACACCCAGGGCCTGACCAAGAAGGAGGTGCTGCAGCTCACCCGCGAGCGCGACAAGTTCGAGCTCAGCCTGGGCGGCATCCGCGACATGGGCGGTATTCCGGACGTGATGTTCGTGATCGACGCCAACAAGGAAGAGCTGGCGATCAAGGAAGCCAACACGCTGGGCATCCCGGTGGTGGCGATCCTCGATTCGAACGTCAGCCCCGAGGGCATCGCCTTCCCGATCCCGGGCAATGACGATGCGAGCCGCGCGATCCGCCTCTATTGCGAGCTGGTGGCCGAGGCCGCCACGCGGGGCGGGCAGGGCGCGCGCGCCCAGGCCGGCTTCGATCTCGGCGCGATGGACGAGCCGCCCGCCGAAGCGGCTTTCGCCTGA
- the tsf gene encoding translation elongation factor Ts, with product MAEITAAIVKDLRERSGAGMMDCKKALAETNGDMEAAVDWLRSKGLAAAAKKSSRTAAEGLVGVAVSGTKGAAVEVNSETDFVAKNDQFQAFVKNVAEIALTVGGDDVEALKQAQYPGGGTVGDALTANIATIGENQSLRRVRVLTVGKGAVVPYVHNQQVPGMGKIGVLVALESDADAAVLEPLGKQLAMHIAAAFPQALDASGLDAETIERERAIAREKAAESGKPAEIIEKMVEGAVAKFKKESALLSQLFVMDNKTPVADVVAKAGKDAGTTIVLKDYVRFQLGEGIEKQQSDFAAEVAAAAGTR from the coding sequence ATGGCGGAGATCACCGCTGCGATCGTGAAGGACCTGCGCGAGCGTTCGGGCGCGGGCATGATGGACTGCAAGAAGGCGCTCGCCGAGACCAATGGCGACATGGAGGCCGCGGTCGATTGGCTGCGTTCCAAGGGCCTCGCCGCCGCCGCCAAGAAGTCCAGCCGCACCGCCGCCGAGGGGCTGGTGGGCGTGGCCGTGTCCGGCACCAAGGGTGCGGCCGTGGAAGTCAATTCCGAGACCGACTTCGTCGCCAAGAACGACCAGTTCCAGGCCTTTGTGAAGAACGTCGCCGAGATCGCGCTGACCGTGGGCGGCGATGATGTCGAGGCGCTGAAGCAGGCCCAGTATCCGGGCGGCGGCACGGTCGGCGATGCGCTGACCGCCAATATCGCCACCATCGGCGAGAACCAGTCGCTGCGCCGCGTGCGCGTGCTGACCGTGGGCAAGGGCGCGGTCGTGCCCTATGTCCACAACCAGCAGGTGCCGGGCATGGGCAAGATCGGCGTGCTCGTCGCGCTCGAGTCCGATGCCGATGCGGCGGTGCTCGAGCCGCTCGGCAAGCAGCTGGCGATGCACATCGCGGCCGCCTTCCCGCAGGCGCTCGACGCCAGCGGCCTCGACGCCGAGACGATCGAGCGCGAGCGCGCGATCGCCCGCGAAAAGGCCGCCGAGAGCGGCAAGCCCGCCGAGATCATCGAGAAGATGGTCGAGGGCGCGGTCGCCAAGTTCAAGAAGGAGAGCGCGCTGCTCAGCCAGCTCTTCGTGATGGACAACAAGACCCCGGTCGCCGACGTGGTCGCCAAGGCCGGCAAGGATGCCGGCACGACGATCGTGCTGAAGGACTATGTGCGCTTCCAGCTCGGCGAGGGCATCGAGAAGCAGCAGAGCGACTTCGCCGCCGAGGTCGCGGCGGCCGCCGGCACGCGCTGA